A single Mangifera indica cultivar Alphonso chromosome 20, CATAS_Mindica_2.1, whole genome shotgun sequence DNA region contains:
- the LOC123204467 gene encoding protein HLB1-like, with protein MSTNPDEPQLQNGVASAPERESAPDSDADPKVEVTAEALIHSPSAEQTPQKELKKDEGSRTFTMRELLTELKSQDGDSINDSSASQGNTPHQYMEQNNAAMELINSVTGVDEEGRSRQRILTFAAKRYADAIERNPEDYDALYNWALVLQESADNVSPGSTSPSKDALLEEACKKYDEATCLCPTLHDAFYNWAIAISDRAKMRGRTKEAEELWKQATKNYEKAVQLNWNSPQALNNWGLALQELSGIVPAREKQTIVRTAISKFRAAIQLQFDFHRAIYNLGTVLYGLAEDTLRTGGVANSKEVSPNELYCQSAIYIAAAHALKPSYSVYSSALRLVRSMLPLPYLKVGYLMAPPAGSIVAPHSDWKRSQFVLNHEGLQQINKTEQKQVPQSLSGISGDFNLDRRAIRIEVPDMVCVSACADLTLPPGAGLCIDTIHGPVFMVADSWESLDGWLDAIRLVYTIYARGKSDVLAGIISS; from the exons ATGTCTACCAATCCTGACGAACCTCAATTACAAAACGGCGTCGCATCAGCACCAGAACGGGAATCAGCGCCCGATTCAGATGCAGATCCGAAGGTAGAGGTGACGGCAGAGGCCTTGATCCACTCTCCGTCCGCCGAACAAACGCCTCAAAAAGAACTGAAAAAGGACGAAGGGAGCCGAACTTTCACCATGAGAGAGTTGCTCACTGAGCTGAAAAGCCAAGATGGTGATAGCATCAACGACAGCAGCGCCAG TCAAGGAAATACACCGCACCAATACATGGAGCAAAACAATGCTGCAATGGAACTGATCAATAGTGTTACAGGTGTGGATGAAGAGGGTCGATCTCGTCAGCGGATTCTTACATTTGCTGCTAAGAG GTATGCTGATGCTATAGAGAGAAACCCAGAAGATTATGATGCATTATACAATTGGGCGTTGGTTCTTCAG GAAAGTGCCGATAATGTTAGTCCAGGATCTACTTCACCTTCTAAAGATGCTTTGCTTGAAGAGGCTTGTAAAAAGTATGATGAAGCTACATGCCTTTGCCCTACACTTCATGAT GCTTTCTACAATTGGGCCATAGCAATTTCTGATCGAGCAAAAATGCGAGGCCGTACGAAGGAGGCTGAAGAACTGTGGAAGCAG GCAACAAAAAACTATGAGAAAGCAGTTCAACTCAACTGGAACAGTCCCCAG GCTCTTAACAATTGGGGCCTTGCTTTACAG GAACTTAGTGGAATTGTTCCTGCACGAGAAAAGCAAACAATTGTGAGAACGGCAATTAGTAAG TTTCGGGCAGCAATACAGTTGCAATTTGACTTCCATCGAGCAATATACAACCTTGGGACTGTCTTG TACGGATTAGCAGAGGACACACTAAGAACTGGAGGAGTGGCAAATTCTAAAGAGGTGTCTCCAAACGAGTTGTATTGTCAATCAGCCATCTACATTGCTGCTGCCCATGCTTTGAAACCAAGTTACTCA gtTTACAGCAGTGCCTTGCGACTTGTGCGTTCCATG CTACCTTTACCTTATCTGAAAGTTGGATATTTGATGGCACCACCTGCGGGGAGCATAGTGGCACCTCATAGTGATTGGAAAAGATCACAGTTTGTTTTGAATCATGAAGGGCTTCAACAG ATAAACAAAACTGAGCAAAAACAAGTTCCCCAAAGCCTATCTGGCATATCAGGAGATTTTAATCTGGACAGAAGGGCTATCAGAATCGAAGTTCCTGATATGGTTTGTGTATCAGCTTGTGCAGATCTGACTTTACCACCTGGGGCAGGCCTCTGCATTGACACAATTCATGGACCAGTTTTCATG GTTGCTGACTCGTGGGAGTCCCTAGATGGATGGCTTGATGCAATCCGTCTAGTTTACACAATCTATGCTCGTGGTAAGTCTGATGTTCTGGCAGGTATTATATCTAGCTGA
- the LOC123204172 gene encoding rab GTPase-activating protein 22-like isoform X3 has product MLTEHKPLMRALRRSHTSSSSSPSSSSNPSSSPSSSSWIHLRSVLLVVASSSSSSPVSTDRGSLKSPWSRRRRKRALLAKQWKSFFTPDGRLIEGGVKFLKKARSGGVDPSIRAEVWPFLLGVYELSSSKEERDSLSMKNRKEYESLLKECSKLHRRSLRNSKFKETAENSSNEGSGDFSQVLDSPGFEDVASSRRSISSERGSPAAEDLYPPLYDDTPRSSRLLLEGEGDKSLFTLEETCAGDTESNDSDSSVETENVPLLSTEEAGGNEVLNAEENSKEIDSNSKSHIDEDFVTWQRIIRLDAVRANDEWTAYSPSQAAVSEIKAQRLAQAVGLKDYNHLEPCRIYHAARLVAILEAYALYDPEIGYCQGMSDLLSPIVSVLEEDHEAFWCFVGFMKKARHNFRLDEVGIRRQLSIVSKIIKGKAIHLYRHLEKLEAEDCFFVYRMVVVLFRRELTFEQTLCLWEVMWADQAAIRAGIAKSVWGRMRLRAPPTDDLLLYAIAACVLQRRKLILEKYSSMDEIMRECNSMAGHLDVWKLLDDAHDLVVTFHDKIEETCNAH; this is encoded by the exons ATGTTAACGGAACATAAACCGTTGATGAGAGCCCTCCGGAGGAGTCACACGTCTTCTTCTTCGTCACCGTCATCCTCTTCAAATCCTTCTTCATCACCGTCATCCTCTTCATGGATTCATCTGCGATCGGTTCTATTAGTAGTTGCTTCTTCGTCATCTTCCTCACCAGTTAGCACTGATCG gGGTAGTCTTAAATCACCATGGTCCCGAAGGAGAAGAAAACGTGCGCTTCTTGCCAAACAATGGAAGAGCTTTTTTACACCAGATGGAAGACTTATTGAAGGTGGTGTCAAGTTTCTGAAGAAAGCCCGTAGTGGg GGAGTTGATCCAAGTATTAGGGCGGAGGTTTGGCCATTCCTCCTTGGAGT aTATGAGCTAAGCAGTTCCAAGGAAGAAAGAGATTCTCTTAGCATGAAGAACAG AAAAGAATATGAGAGCTTGCTGAAAGAGTGCTCCAAATTACATCGACGCAGCTTAAGGAATTCTAAATTTAAGGAAACTGCAGAAAATAGCAGTAATGAGGGCAGTGGCGATTTCAGTCAAGTTCTTGATTCTCCTGGCTTTGAAGATGTGGCAAGTTCGAGGAGGTCTATTTCCTCCGAGAGAGGAAGTCCAGCAGCTGAGGATCTGTACCCCCCTTTATATGATGATACCCCTCGAAGCTCTAGATTATTACTGGAAGGAGAAGGTGATAAGAGTTTATTTACCCTCGAAGAGACATGTGCTGGTGACACTGAATCTAATGATTCTGACTCATCTGTTGAAACTGAGAATGTACCACTACTTTCTACGGAAGAAGCTGGAGGAAATGAAGTTCTTAATGCAGAGGAAAATTCAAAGGAGATCGACAGTAACTCTAAATCCCACATAGATGAAGATTTTGTCACATGGCAGAGAATCATTCGGCTTGATGCCGTGAGGGCAAATGATGAATGGACTGCTTATTCACCATCTCAAGCTGCAGTGTCAGAAATCAAGGCGCAACGTCTTGCTCAGGCTGTTGGCTTAAAGGATTATAATCATCTGGAACCATGCAGAATTTATCATGCTGCTCGCCTGGTTGCTATACTTGAGGCCTATGCACTATATGACCCTGAGATTGGTTATTGCCAAGGGATGAGTGATCTATTGTCACCAATTGTATCAGTTTTGGAGGAGGACCATGAAGCTTTCTGGTGCTTTGTGGGTTTCATGAAAAAGGCTAGGCATAATTTCCGGCTTGATGAAGTCGGAATAAGAAGGCAATTGAGTATTGTTTCCAAGATAATCAAGGGCAAGGCTATTCATCTCTACCGGCACTTGGAGAAGCTTGAAGCAGAAGATTGCTTCTTTGTGTATAGAATGGTGGTGGTTCTATTTAGAAGGGAGTTAACTTTTGAGCAGACACTTTGTCTGTGGGAAGTGATGTGGGCAGACCAGGCAGCCATTCGAGCTGGGATTGCAAAGTCGGTTTGGGGGAGGATGAGGCTAAGAGCCCCTCCCACTGATGATCTTTTGCTTTATGCAATTGCAGCCTGCGTATTACAAAGGAGGAAACTTATTTTAGAAAAGTATAGCAGCATGGATGAGATTATGAGAGAGTGCAACAGCATGGCTGGCCATCTGGATGTCTGGAAGCTTCTTGATGATGCTCATGATTTGGTGGTCACCTTTCATGACAAGATTGAGGAGACCTGTAATGCTCACTGA
- the LOC123204172 gene encoding rab GTPase-activating protein 22-like isoform X2, producing MVLALLGVNKDQYLAVILLLMLILTTGNGGKWIPFAEGSGTGTGGGGGGGGFWYAAAPTSNVGIAIALTAMAGLALAAAVLYTHRGSLKSPWSRRRRKRALLAKQWKSFFTPDGRLIEGGVKFLKKARSGGVDPSIRAEVWPFLLGVKEYESLLKECSKLHRRSLRNSKFKETAENSSNEGSGDFSQVLDSPGFEDVASSRRSISSERGSPAAEDLYPPLYDDTPRSSRLLLEGEGDKSLFTLEETCAGDTESNDSDSSVETENVPLLSTEEAGGNEVLNAEENSKEIDSNSKSHIDEDFVTWQRIIRLDAVRANDEWTAYSPSQAAVSEIKAQRLAQAVGLKDYNHLEPCRIYHAARLVAILEAYALYDPEIGYCQGMSDLLSPIVSVLEEDHEAFWCFVGFMKKARHNFRLDEVGIRRQLSIVSKIIKGKAIHLYRHLEKLEAEDCFFVYRMVVVLFRRELTFEQTLCLWEVMWADQAAIRAGIAKSVWGRMRLRAPPTDDLLLYAIAACVLQRRKLILEKYSSMDEIMRECNSMAGHLDVWKLLDDAHDLVVTFHDKIEETCNAH from the exons ATGGTGTTAGCCTTATTAGGCGTCAACAAGGATCAGTACCTAGCCGTAATTTTACTGTTGATGCTCATTCTGACCACCGGAAACGGTGGAAAATGGATCCCGTTTGCCGAAGGTAGCGGTACTGGTACCGGAGGAGGAGGGGGCGGTGGAGGTTTCTGGTATGCGGCTGCTCCTACTTCCAATGTCGGAATAGCCATCGCCTTGACGGCCATGGCCGGTCTTGCCTTGGCCGCCGCCGTCTTATATACTCATAG gGGTAGTCTTAAATCACCATGGTCCCGAAGGAGAAGAAAACGTGCGCTTCTTGCCAAACAATGGAAGAGCTTTTTTACACCAGATGGAAGACTTATTGAAGGTGGTGTCAAGTTTCTGAAGAAAGCCCGTAGTGGg GGAGTTGATCCAAGTATTAGGGCGGAGGTTTGGCCATTCCTCCTTGGAGT AAAAGAATATGAGAGCTTGCTGAAAGAGTGCTCCAAATTACATCGACGCAGCTTAAGGAATTCTAAATTTAAGGAAACTGCAGAAAATAGCAGTAATGAGGGCAGTGGCGATTTCAGTCAAGTTCTTGATTCTCCTGGCTTTGAAGATGTGGCAAGTTCGAGGAGGTCTATTTCCTCCGAGAGAGGAAGTCCAGCAGCTGAGGATCTGTACCCCCCTTTATATGATGATACCCCTCGAAGCTCTAGATTATTACTGGAAGGAGAAGGTGATAAGAGTTTATTTACCCTCGAAGAGACATGTGCTGGTGACACTGAATCTAATGATTCTGACTCATCTGTTGAAACTGAGAATGTACCACTACTTTCTACGGAAGAAGCTGGAGGAAATGAAGTTCTTAATGCAGAGGAAAATTCAAAGGAGATCGACAGTAACTCTAAATCCCACATAGATGAAGATTTTGTCACATGGCAGAGAATCATTCGGCTTGATGCCGTGAGGGCAAATGATGAATGGACTGCTTATTCACCATCTCAAGCTGCAGTGTCAGAAATCAAGGCGCAACGTCTTGCTCAGGCTGTTGGCTTAAAGGATTATAATCATCTGGAACCATGCAGAATTTATCATGCTGCTCGCCTGGTTGCTATACTTGAGGCCTATGCACTATATGACCCTGAGATTGGTTATTGCCAAGGGATGAGTGATCTATTGTCACCAATTGTATCAGTTTTGGAGGAGGACCATGAAGCTTTCTGGTGCTTTGTGGGTTTCATGAAAAAGGCTAGGCATAATTTCCGGCTTGATGAAGTCGGAATAAGAAGGCAATTGAGTATTGTTTCCAAGATAATCAAGGGCAAGGCTATTCATCTCTACCGGCACTTGGAGAAGCTTGAAGCAGAAGATTGCTTCTTTGTGTATAGAATGGTGGTGGTTCTATTTAGAAGGGAGTTAACTTTTGAGCAGACACTTTGTCTGTGGGAAGTGATGTGGGCAGACCAGGCAGCCATTCGAGCTGGGATTGCAAAGTCGGTTTGGGGGAGGATGAGGCTAAGAGCCCCTCCCACTGATGATCTTTTGCTTTATGCAATTGCAGCCTGCGTATTACAAAGGAGGAAACTTATTTTAGAAAAGTATAGCAGCATGGATGAGATTATGAGAGAGTGCAACAGCATGGCTGGCCATCTGGATGTCTGGAAGCTTCTTGATGATGCTCATGATTTGGTGGTCACCTTTCATGACAAGATTGAGGAGACCTGTAATGCTCACTGA
- the LOC123204172 gene encoding rab GTPase-activating protein 22-like isoform X1 encodes MVLALLGVNKDQYLAVILLLMLILTTGNGGKWIPFAEGSGTGTGGGGGGGGFWYAAAPTSNVGIAIALTAMAGLALAAAVLYTHRGSLKSPWSRRRRKRALLAKQWKSFFTPDGRLIEGGVKFLKKARSGGVDPSIRAEVWPFLLGVYELSSSKEERDSLSMKNRKEYESLLKECSKLHRRSLRNSKFKETAENSSNEGSGDFSQVLDSPGFEDVASSRRSISSERGSPAAEDLYPPLYDDTPRSSRLLLEGEGDKSLFTLEETCAGDTESNDSDSSVETENVPLLSTEEAGGNEVLNAEENSKEIDSNSKSHIDEDFVTWQRIIRLDAVRANDEWTAYSPSQAAVSEIKAQRLAQAVGLKDYNHLEPCRIYHAARLVAILEAYALYDPEIGYCQGMSDLLSPIVSVLEEDHEAFWCFVGFMKKARHNFRLDEVGIRRQLSIVSKIIKGKAIHLYRHLEKLEAEDCFFVYRMVVVLFRRELTFEQTLCLWEVMWADQAAIRAGIAKSVWGRMRLRAPPTDDLLLYAIAACVLQRRKLILEKYSSMDEIMRECNSMAGHLDVWKLLDDAHDLVVTFHDKIEETCNAH; translated from the exons ATGGTGTTAGCCTTATTAGGCGTCAACAAGGATCAGTACCTAGCCGTAATTTTACTGTTGATGCTCATTCTGACCACCGGAAACGGTGGAAAATGGATCCCGTTTGCCGAAGGTAGCGGTACTGGTACCGGAGGAGGAGGGGGCGGTGGAGGTTTCTGGTATGCGGCTGCTCCTACTTCCAATGTCGGAATAGCCATCGCCTTGACGGCCATGGCCGGTCTTGCCTTGGCCGCCGCCGTCTTATATACTCATAG gGGTAGTCTTAAATCACCATGGTCCCGAAGGAGAAGAAAACGTGCGCTTCTTGCCAAACAATGGAAGAGCTTTTTTACACCAGATGGAAGACTTATTGAAGGTGGTGTCAAGTTTCTGAAGAAAGCCCGTAGTGGg GGAGTTGATCCAAGTATTAGGGCGGAGGTTTGGCCATTCCTCCTTGGAGT aTATGAGCTAAGCAGTTCCAAGGAAGAAAGAGATTCTCTTAGCATGAAGAACAG AAAAGAATATGAGAGCTTGCTGAAAGAGTGCTCCAAATTACATCGACGCAGCTTAAGGAATTCTAAATTTAAGGAAACTGCAGAAAATAGCAGTAATGAGGGCAGTGGCGATTTCAGTCAAGTTCTTGATTCTCCTGGCTTTGAAGATGTGGCAAGTTCGAGGAGGTCTATTTCCTCCGAGAGAGGAAGTCCAGCAGCTGAGGATCTGTACCCCCCTTTATATGATGATACCCCTCGAAGCTCTAGATTATTACTGGAAGGAGAAGGTGATAAGAGTTTATTTACCCTCGAAGAGACATGTGCTGGTGACACTGAATCTAATGATTCTGACTCATCTGTTGAAACTGAGAATGTACCACTACTTTCTACGGAAGAAGCTGGAGGAAATGAAGTTCTTAATGCAGAGGAAAATTCAAAGGAGATCGACAGTAACTCTAAATCCCACATAGATGAAGATTTTGTCACATGGCAGAGAATCATTCGGCTTGATGCCGTGAGGGCAAATGATGAATGGACTGCTTATTCACCATCTCAAGCTGCAGTGTCAGAAATCAAGGCGCAACGTCTTGCTCAGGCTGTTGGCTTAAAGGATTATAATCATCTGGAACCATGCAGAATTTATCATGCTGCTCGCCTGGTTGCTATACTTGAGGCCTATGCACTATATGACCCTGAGATTGGTTATTGCCAAGGGATGAGTGATCTATTGTCACCAATTGTATCAGTTTTGGAGGAGGACCATGAAGCTTTCTGGTGCTTTGTGGGTTTCATGAAAAAGGCTAGGCATAATTTCCGGCTTGATGAAGTCGGAATAAGAAGGCAATTGAGTATTGTTTCCAAGATAATCAAGGGCAAGGCTATTCATCTCTACCGGCACTTGGAGAAGCTTGAAGCAGAAGATTGCTTCTTTGTGTATAGAATGGTGGTGGTTCTATTTAGAAGGGAGTTAACTTTTGAGCAGACACTTTGTCTGTGGGAAGTGATGTGGGCAGACCAGGCAGCCATTCGAGCTGGGATTGCAAAGTCGGTTTGGGGGAGGATGAGGCTAAGAGCCCCTCCCACTGATGATCTTTTGCTTTATGCAATTGCAGCCTGCGTATTACAAAGGAGGAAACTTATTTTAGAAAAGTATAGCAGCATGGATGAGATTATGAGAGAGTGCAACAGCATGGCTGGCCATCTGGATGTCTGGAAGCTTCTTGATGATGCTCATGATTTGGTGGTCACCTTTCATGACAAGATTGAGGAGACCTGTAATGCTCACTGA
- the LOC123204173 gene encoding methionine gamma-lyase-like: MAETKTHGFVFPGKKRSGPDDLDGDDLFVTKKSMFSGLAPTSEDPVAALASARHEFGEHGGVNMSIEASATFTVMEPETMRRMFSGELGPERDFFIYSRHFNPTVLNLGRQMATLEGTEAAYCTASGMSAISSVLMQLCSSGGHVVASRTLYGGTHALLTHFLPRACNITTSFVDISNHEMVQNEIVEGKTNVLFFESMSNPTLTVANIPELSRIAHDKRVTVVVDNTFAPMVLSPARLGADVVVHSISKFICGGADIIAGAVCGPASLVNSMMDLHQGALMLLGPTMNAKVAFDLSERIPHLSLRMKEHCRRAMTFATRMKKLGLKVVYPGLEEHPQHELLKAMANKEYGFGGLLCVDMETEEKANRLMNYLQNFTQFGFMAVSLGYYETLMSCSGSSTSSELNAEEKALAGISPGLVRMSIGYIGTLEQKWSQFEKALSKMQDLGLFM; the protein is encoded by the exons ATGGCCGAGACCAAAACCCATGGATTTGTTTTCCCCGGCAAGAAAAGATCCGGTCCTGACGATTTGGACGGTGATGATCTTTTTGTTACAAAGAAATCAATGTTTTCAGGTTTGGCCCCCACTTCCGAAGATCCCGTTGCTGCATTAGCCAGTGCCCGCCATGAGTTCGGTGAACACGGCGGTGTTAACATGTCCATCGAAGCTTCCGCTACCTTCACGGTGATGGAGCCGGAGACTATGCGCCGTATGTTCTCTGGCGAGCTTGGCCCCGAACGAGACTTCTTCATCTACAGCCGTCACTTCAACCCTACCGTTTTAAACCTCGGCCGTCAGATGGCCACCCTGGAGGGAACCGAAGCCGCCTATTGCACCGCTAGCG GAATGTCTGCAATTTCGTCAGTTCTGATGCAACTTTGCAGCAGCGGAGGACACGTGGTGGCATCAAGGACGCTCTACGGTGGGACCCACGCACTACTGACTCACTTCTTGCCAAGGGCTTGCAACATAACGACGTCGTTTGTGGACATCAGCAACCACGAGATGGTTCAAAATGAAATCGTGGAAGGGAAAACCAATGTGCTATTTTTTGAGTCAATGTCCAACCCCACACTCACGGTGGCTAATATACCGGAGCTGAGCAGGATAGCTCACGACAAGAGAGTAACGGTGGTGGTGGACAACACATTTGCTCCGATGGTGCTCTCGCCGGCTCGGCTAGGAGCCGATGTGGTGGTTCACAGTATCTCAAAGTTCATCTGTGGCGGGGCCGATATTATTGCAG gggcTGTATGTGGGCCTGCAAGTCTGGTAAATTCCATGATGGACCTTCACCAAGGAGCCCTGATGCTGCTAGGCCCAACGATGAATGCGAAGGTTGCCTTTGACTTGTCTGAGAGAATTCCTCACTTAAGCCTTAGAATGAAGGAGCATTGCCGCAGAGCAATGACTTTCGCCACAAGAATGAAGAAGCTCGGCCTGAAAGTCGTTTACCCAGGCCTTGAAGAGCACCCACAGCACGAGCTCCTGAAGGCGATGGCCAACAAGGAATATGGGTTTGGTGGGCTTCTCTGCGTGGACATGGAAACTGAAGAAAAAGCTAACAGGTTGATGAACTACCTGCAAAATTTTACTCAGTTTGGTTTCATGGCTGTCAGCTTGGGGTACTATGAAACCCTTATGTCTTGCTCCGGTAGCAGCACTAGTAGTGAACTGAATGCTGAAGAAAAAGCCCTGGCTGGGATTTCACCAGGGTTGGTTAGGATGTCGATTGGATACATTGGGACATTGGAGCAGAAATGGAGCCAATTTGAAAAGGCACTTTCCAAGATGCAGGATTTGGGTTTATTCATGTAA